CATCTGCAGATTCGTCCCGGATCGGCCAAATACAGTATACGGTTGTAGCCTCTACAGTCGTTGCGCCCATTGACATGCGAGGAATCGCATGTTAGAATCGCACTAACCCGTGGGATGGAGCCACCGACGGGATTACGGACAAGGAGCGTGGATCATGGCAGGAGAAGCGCCAAAGAAAAAGCGGCCGCGTGGCGGCGGGTTTGCCGCGAATCCGGAACTCGCCAGGGAAGCGGGCCGCAAAGGCGGTCTCAAGGTGCGGGATACGTACGGCTCCGAGCGCTATGCCGACATCGGTCGGCAGGGCGGCGAGACTGTGCGGGAAAAGTATGGCAGTGATTATTTCCGCGAGATCGGCAGCAAGGGAGGAAAGGTCAGCACCAAGGGTCCAAAGCCCGAGGACGAGCCGGCTGCCTGAGCCGGCACAGACGGCATAACAAGACGCAACGAGGCGTCCTTCCTCTTGACACTGCAGCGCGCCGAGAAACGCGGCGTGGCTGGGTCACATGCGAGTTTTGGCCAGTTATCTGGCTGGCGTGCGTAGCAATCGCACCGGCTTAGCGCCCCCGTCCTAATGGCGGGGGCGTTTAGCGTTTTGGAGGTGTCGCGGAGACTATCGCTGAGGCACGGGGAGCACAGAGACGTGTTAACCGCACGATGGCGCGTTCGGGACGAGCCGCCCCGGAAGCGGGCCGGCAAAGTGAACCGCAGCGCATTTGACACGCTTAACGAGCGTTGGTATACTGAGTGGGGCGTGGAGCGGTGTCCGAGCTGGCTTAAGGAGCACGCCTGGAAAGTGTGTAAGGTTAAACCCCTTCCCGGGTTCGAATCCCGGCCGCTCCGCCAAACTGGAAGTTAGAAGTGGGATGTTGGAACTGAGAAGGTGGAAGCCGGATTGAAAATCCGGCTTCCACCTTTTCGATGTACGCCGGGCATGCGCCCGTTCTCGGAGGTGAAAGTCCTCTACGGTAAAGGGAATCGGAACCGTTAAGCGACGGCAAGGGCGTCACCGCGAGGTGGGGTCTGAAGGAAGCCAGAGCCACAGCCACGACCCGACGAACAGAAACCGGATAGTAGGCCACAGGCGGTGGGTGAGCCGGCATGAGACGGCGAAACCCGTGATTCCCAAGACCGGCCTGTGGTAAATCCGGCGGGTGCGGGGCGAAAGAACGCGCGCTTATCCCGGGAGATCTGCCGAGTTGCCCACAAAGGTGGGCTACCCAGCCAGCAATGTCTGGGGAGGATTCGGCAGAAGTCAGCAGAGGCCATAGTACCGCACCTCCATAGCCTTTCGTGCCGTAGGGTGTGGGAAGGGCCGAACACAAAGACACAAGGAACCGATCACAGGATTGTCACAGGCCATGGAGCAGAAGACCCAGAGGGCCGACCATACCCAACAGCTGGCCTTTGTCTATGAGGCGGCGGGTGAAGCCCAGCCAGTGCATAGCGAAGGGACTCAAGCCGTGACACCGCCCGTGGGAACGGAGACAGGCGCTGGTCGCCAAACGCTCCATCCGGTAGCCTTGGCGGACGGCCTTATGGAGGCCGTCGTAGACGCGGAGAACATGCGGCAGGCGCACAAGCGTGTGCGGACCAACAAGGGGAGTCCCGGCATCGACAGCATGACGGTGAAAGAGATGGCGGGCTACCTCAAGACGGAATGGCCTCGTATTCGCT
This window of the Armatimonadota bacterium genome carries:
- a CDS encoding KGG domain-containing protein; translated protein: MAGEAPKKKRPRGGGFAANPELAREAGRKGGLKVRDTYGSERYADIGRQGGETVREKYGSDYFREIGSKGGKVSTKGPKPEDEPAA